The genomic window AAATTGGCCGACACCGACTGCACGTCGTCGTGGTCCTCCAACTCCTCGATCAGCGCCATGATGTGCTCGGCGGCCCGGCCCGACACCGCCGTGGTGTTTTCCGGCTGCATCGTCACCTCGGCACTCGCGGTCTCGATCTTGGCCCGATCGAGGGCCTCTTTGACCGCGGCGAAGGCCGCCGGTTCCGTGATGATCTCGAACTGGTCCCCCAAGTCGTTCATGTCGTCGGCGCCGGCCGCGAGCGCCAGATCGAGCAGCTTTTCTTCGTCGGCCTGGCTGCGATCGACCAAGACGATGCCCTTCTTGTGGAACATCCACGCCACGCAGCCGGCCGCGCCGAGGTTGCCGCCGTGTTTCTCGAAGATCCGGCGCAACTCGGCCACCGTGCGGTTGCGGTTGTCGGTCAGCCCTTGCACCATCACCGCGACCCCGCCGGCGCCGTAACCCTCGTAGGTGACTTCTTCGTAATGCACGCCCTCGAGCTCGCCGGTGCCCTTCTTGATGGCGCGATCGATATTGTCATTCGGCATGCTCTGGGAGCGTGCGGTCAGCACCGCCGTGCGCAAGCGCGGGTTGGCGTTGATATCGCCGCCGCCCAGGCGCGCCGCCACGGTGAGTTCTTTGATCAGCTTGGTGAACAGTTTTCCCCGCTTGGCGTCCTTGGCGGCCTTCTTGTGCTTGATCGAACTCCACTTGGAGTGGCCGGACATGCAACCTCCTGGACAACCCGCGGTAACGGTTTCGAGCTACCACATCGATGACGGTGAGTAAACGCCGGCGCCGGCGCGCAGCCGCGTCAGGCCAAGCCGAGCAAGGCGTCCAGCTCGCCGCGATCGTCGAGGGCTTTGATCTCGTCGAAGCCGCCCACGGGCTTGCCGTCGATGAAGATCTGCGGCACCGTGCGCCGCCCGGAGCGGCGGACAACTTCGGCGCGGCGCTCGGCGCTGCCGCCGACGTCGATTTCCTCGAAGCGCAAGCCCTTTTGGTCGAGCAGGCGCTTGGCACGCAGGCAGTAAGCGCAGTAGCGAGTGGTGTACACCTTGATGTCGGGCATGGGGTCTGGCGTCCGGTTGACGACGCTAGCGGCTGGGCAGTGCAGCCGCAAGACGGTTGCGCGGAGGAGACCGAGGAGACCTGTGCGAATTGACTCAGCACATCGGCTCGGATAGTCCCGCGCCATGGCAGTCGGCGAAGCTTTTGCCGAGTTGGTGCAAATCATGGAACGGCTGCGGGCCCCGGGCGGCTGCCCCTGGGATCGCGAGCAGAGCCACGCCTCGATCAAGCCGTATCTGATTGAAGAGGCCTACGAGGTTATCGAAGCCATCGAGGCCAACGACGACACCGAGTTGTGCCTCGAGCTGGGGGACCTGTTGTTGCAGGTCGTGTTTCACGCCGAGATGGCGCAAGAGCGTGGCGCCTTTGCCATCGGCGACGTCATCCGCGCCATTTGCGAGAAACTGATTCGCCGCCACCCGCACGTGTTCGGCGATCTCGAAGTGAAGGACTCCGACGAGGTGCTGCGCAACTGGTCGCGCATCAAGGCCGCCGAGCGCCAACATCGCGAGGACCGCTCGGCGCTCGCCGGCGTGCCGCGCGCCATGCCGGCGCTCATACGCGCGCAAAGGCTGGGCGAGAAGGCGGCGCGCGTCGGCTTCGATTGGCAGCGTGCCGCGGATGTGCTCGACAAGCTGGCGGAAGAGCTGAACGAGCTGCGCGCCGCGATGCAGCTTGGTGATCCGGCCGCCGCGGAAAGCGAGCTCGGGGACGTGCTCTACGCCGCCACTAACCTCGCCCGTCATCTCAACTGCAACGCCGAGGATGCCCTCACCAAAGCCAGCGACCGCTTCACCCGCCGCTTTCGTTACATCGAAGAGCGCCTCAGCGCCGCCGGCAAAGACATCCACGACACCGCGATCGAGGAGCAGGAAGCATTGTGGCAAGAAGCAAAGACGCGGGTGTGAGTTTGCTCGAACGGACCAGTCCCGGTCACTCACGCCTCACGTATCGCTTCTCATAATCACTTCTGACGGCGCACGCCGGCGGCCATTCGGTGTGCTCGGCGCCGCCGTCGTAGGCCATCTCCCAGGTGGCGCCGTCGAACTCGAGTACGTCCTCCTTGTCGAAGTCGACGCCGCCAGCCGTGCCGCCGGTATCGAAGGAGAGCAGCAGGTGGCCGTTGCTATCTCCGTCGATGAGCTCGCCGAGCACCGGTCACGTCTTCATTGACGCCGCGACCAGCTCCATCACGTCGAGGGCGCGGACTTTCTCTTCCATGCCTTTGGCTTTGAGGCCGTCGTCGATCATGGTCATGCAGTAGGGGCAGGCCACCGCCACCGTGTCGGGATTGGTCTCCAGGGCCTGCTCGACGCGGCGGATGTTGACGCGCTGGGTCGGCTCTTCTTCCATCCACATGCGGCCGCCGCCGGCACCGCAGCACATCCCGGTACGGCGGTTGCGTGCCATTTCCTTCAGCCGCACGCCCGGAATCGTGCTGAGAATCTCACGCGGCGCTTGGTACACCTCGTTGTAGCGGCCGAGGTAGCAGGAGTCGTGGTAGGCGATCGACTGCAAGCCGTCGGTCTTGAACTCGATCTTGCCGGCAGCGATCAGCTGCTGCACGAACTCGGTGGCGTGCACCACCTGGTAGTGGCCGCCGAACTGCGGGTACTCGTTCTTCAGGGTGTTAAAGCAGTGCGGGCAGTTGGTGATGATCTTCTTGACCTTGTAGCCGTTGAGCACCTCGACGCACATTTGCGCCATGCTCTGGAACAGATACTCGTTGCCGATGCGGCGCGCGGTCTCGCCGTTGCACGGCTCCTCGGCCCCGAGGATGGCGAAATCGACGCCGGCCTGTTTGAGGATCTTGCTGAGCGCGATCGTCGTCTTCTTGTTGCGATCGTCGAACGAGCCGGCGCAGCCGACGTAGTAGAGGTACTCGGCATCGGGCTTCTCGGCCATGGTCGGGATCTCGAGTCCGGCGGCCCAGTCGCCGCGCGTGGCGGCGTCCACGCCCCAGGGGTTGCCCTGGGTCTCCATGCCCTTGAAGGTGCGGGTCAACTCGTTGGGAAAGCGCGACTCTTCTTGCACCAGATGGCGGCGCATGTCGACGATCTTGTCGACGTACTCGATCAACACCGGGCAGGCCTCTTCGCAGGCCCGGCAGGTGGTGCAGGCCCACAGCACGCCGTCATGAATCAGGCTCTCGCCGACGATGTTCTCACCAACGGTGATACCAGCGTCGCCCTCGGCCTGGGCTTTGAGGACCTCGGCCTGGTGCCCGTAAAGATAGTCGCGCAGGTTGAGCATCAACTGCCGCGGCGCCAGCTCCTTGCCGCTGATGGTGGCGGGGCAGTTCGACGAGCAGCGTCCGCACTCGGTGCACGAGTACATGTCGAGCACCTGCTTCCAGGTGAACTGATTTATGTAGGAGACGCCGAAGGTGGTGGCAT from Deltaproteobacteria bacterium includes these protein-coding regions:
- a CDS encoding YebC/PmpR family DNA-binding transcriptional regulator; this translates as MSGHSKWSSIKHKKAAKDAKRGKLFTKLIKELTVAARLGGGDINANPRLRTAVLTARSQSMPNDNIDRAIKKGTGELEGVHYEEVTYEGYGAGGVAVMVQGLTDNRNRTVAELRRIFEKHGGNLGAAGCVAWMFHKKGIVLVDRSQADEEKLLDLALAAGADDMNDLGDQFEIITEPAAFAAVKEALDRAKIETASAEVTMQPENTTAVSGRAAEHIMALIEELEDHDDVQSVSANFDIAQEELERLSAA
- a CDS encoding (Fe-S)-binding protein; this encodes MNAVIFALVLAAFLGYFARTMYGRVMVLAKMKPVMRWDHLAQRLQAVLVFALGQKKFVIGEQPAGWMHFFIFWGFSILAVQVIHMFARGFIADFYLPLMSPALLGGPYLLLKDIMQLIVLGAIATALYRWSISHPERLYGYAPAEDRLRGHSHWEAYLILAFIGTIMITGYLYDAGRLVYLAGHPETEAERFWQPLSRLVAAGLNPLGKGGAKFASDLGWWGHNLVVLTFLNLLPLAKHFHVITSIPNVFFKKLEPTGALEKQDLDNATTFGVSYINQFTWKQVLDMYSCTECGRCSSNCPATISGKELAPRQLMLNLRDYLYGHQAEVLKAQAEGDAGITVGENIVGESLIHDGVLWACTTCRACEEACPVLIEYVDKIVDMRRHLVQEESRFPNELTRTFKGMETQGNPWGVDAATRGDWAAGLEIPTMAEKPDAEYLYYVGCAGSFDDRNKKTTIALSKILKQAGVDFAILGAEEPCNGETARRIGNEYLFQSMAQMCVEVLNGYKVKKIITNCPHCFNTLKNEYPQFGGHYQVVHATEFVQQLIAAGKIEFKTDGLQSIAYHDSCYLGRYNEVYQAPREILSTIPGVRLKEMARNRRTGMCCGAGGGRMWMEEEPTQRVNIRRVEQALETNPDTVAVACPYCMTMIDDGLKAKGMEEKVRALDVMELVAASMKT
- the grxC gene encoding glutaredoxin 3, giving the protein MPDIKVYTTRYCAYCLRAKRLLDQKGLRFEEIDVGGSAERRAEVVRRSGRRTVPQIFIDGKPVGGFDEIKALDDRGELDALLGLA
- the mazG gene encoding nucleoside triphosphate pyrophosphohydrolase; protein product: MAVGEAFAELVQIMERLRAPGGCPWDREQSHASIKPYLIEEAYEVIEAIEANDDTELCLELGDLLLQVVFHAEMAQERGAFAIGDVIRAICEKLIRRHPHVFGDLEVKDSDEVLRNWSRIKAAERQHREDRSALAGVPRAMPALIRAQRLGEKAARVGFDWQRAADVLDKLAEELNELRAAMQLGDPAAAESELGDVLYAATNLARHLNCNAEDALTKASDRFTRRFRYIEERLSAAGKDIHDTAIEEQEALWQEAKTRV